The genomic region AAGTCGTAGGCCCAGGTAATGGCCACCACCCGTCCGGGCTGCATCTCGCAGATCCGAGACTCCCAGGCCGTCACTTCCCTGCCGGGGAGGTCGAAGAAGCGGCCCTTATCGTCCCAGGTTTCCCCGCCATCACTGCTTCTGAACAACACGCCGTACTGGCCGGAGGGGTTGGAGCCGTCGGGCATCTTGAATATTCCGGCCACGGCCAGCAGGTCGCCATCGGCGGTCTGAATGCAGGGACCCGAGATCTCCAGCAGCTCCGGGTGACTCCGGGGGATGACACGAGGGACGGTCCAGGTCCTCCCGTCGTCTTGGGAGAAGGAGACGATGTCATCTCCCGGCAGGATTCCTCCCGTCTCTTCGACGCTGATGCCCTGCTCCAGGTCGTGGCGGTAGAAGCAATAGCCGACCGCGATCAGACGACCGTCCCGCAGCCGGGTGGCCTTCAGGCAATCGCTGGTCACCACCGGGTCCACCGACTTGTCGTAGAGCGGCCCCTGCAGGGTCCAGCTTCGCCCGCCGTCCCGGGAGCGCGAGACATGGGTGGTGGAATTGGGCGACTCGAAGGCTTCTCCAAGCACGAACAGATTCAGTAGCTCCCCGCTGGCCAACTCCACCAGGCCGGGGAAAATCCCGTGGCGACTGTGGACTTGAGGCCTGGGATTGTCGTAGATGGTGATGTCTTCTATGACCTCGATCATGAATGGATCCTCTCGAAAGGGGGGTGGGAGGAGAGCTTCCGCTCCGGGCAGACGGGCGCAACCGGAAGGCCGCAAATCGGGCCGAGGCAGCAGTTTGCCAACGGGACAGCCATGGTGTATGGTTTTGCTTCGACTGTCAATTGAAGTTTAGTGACTTTTAATGGACTTCCAGGAAGGCAGCGTAGCTTGGGCTCGCGCAAGCCCGCATCCTACTTCATCGCACGGAGGAAACAGCCGGTCATGAATCCCTATTCACAGTATCACAAGGAATTTTCCAGGAACGGTTTCGTCAGGCTCAAGGGCTATCTGGCGCCCGCGGAAGTGCAAAATCTGGAGAAGAATCTGCAGCGCTACATTGGCGAGATCGCGCCCGGCCTGCCCCCCACCGACGTCTTTTACGAGATCCAGGGGCGCGCGGAAACCCTCAAGCAGATGCAGCAAATGGAGACACACGACCCCTTCTTCCAGTCCATAACCGTTCTGCCCAAGTTCGCCAGGCTGGCTGAGGCCCTGCTCGGCACGCCGGTCGTTCTCCGCGGAGTGGAGCTGTTCAACAAGCCGGCCGGTATCGGAAAGCCCACGCCACCCCACCAGGACGGGTATTATTTCTGCCTGCTCCCCAGCCACGCCGTCACTCTGTGGTTCCCGCTGGATCCGGTGAGCGAGGAGAACGGGTGCATCCGCTACGTGCGGGGCTCACACCGGAAGGGCATCCGTCCTCACAACGTGTCGAACATCCTGGGGTTTTCCCAGGGTCTGAGCGACTGGGGCCCCGAGGATGAAGCGGCCGAAGTCAAGGCCCTGGCTTCCCCGGGCGATCTGCTGGCTCACCACTGCGACATGATTCACCGTGCCGACGCCAACCCCAGCCGGATTTCCCGCAGGGCTCTGGCCATCGTCTACGACGCCGCTTCCTCCACCATCAACGAGGCAGCCAGAGCCCGCTACAAGGAGTCCTCCACGGCTCAGCGGGTCGAGTTGCAGTCCCGGTAAGACCGCCCTGACCGCCTACTCCACTCTCAGACAGACAAATCGGATCTGGGTGACCGACACCTCGGTGCACCAGAAGGTGGCCAGGATGTCGCCGTCGTCCAACACGGTCGCCATGGGAGCCCCGAAGGCGATGCTGTCATGGGACCGCGGGTAGGACTCGGGCGCATCGGTTCCGATCTTGTCGCGGCCGGTGGCGTCCCAGACCTGGATCTGGTTGTCGAGGTCCCAGGTGAGGCCCCCGTCCCGGGAGCAGGCCGCGAAAAACCCTGGAGGGTCGGTCTCCCGCACGGTATAGACCACCGCCATACGGCCCTCGCCCAGGTCCACGGCCCAGTTGGTCTGTCCGGGAATGTTGGTCGGGACCGGCTCCGACCACTCCCGCCCGTCCGGGGTGCCGGTGGAAGCGTGCAGCGTCAGGTGCTCCCCCGACTCGAGATCGGCCGTCCAGAACAAAGCAAACAGGCTGTCGTCGCGCTGCCGGATGACTCTGCCGTGCCAGTGGCCCTTGCCGGTCCCCGATCCGACGCCGAAGATCACCGGATCTCCCCAGCTTCGGCCTTCATCCGAAGAAAACAGCCCCACCGTCCGGGGCTCGTAGGGACCGGGGTCGTGGTAAGCGTGCCACTGGTCGAAGGCCTGGAACCAGTCGCCGTTCGACAAGACCACCATGGAGCAACTGGGGGTGATCACCATGCCTTCGGGAACCTGCAGAACCTCCGGCCCCGACCAGTTGCCCCCCTTGTTTCGGGACCGGTAGAAGAGAGTGTCGGCCGGGAAGATGCCACCGGTCTGCTCGTTGAACAACGGATGGGTCGGATCGGACCGGTCCCAGCGCTGGGCCGTCATCAGCAGGGAGCCGTCGGGCAGACAAGTGCCCATGGGGGCGTGGTAGGAATAGGCCCGGTCGTCCCCGGAGGCGTCATGGATCAATCCCTCGGTCTGCCAGCTCCGCCCTCCGTCACTGGAACGCGCCTGCACCATCACCGAGTCCACGCTGTAGAGGGCCTGCCCCCGTTGAAAGGTGCAGAGCAGCTCCTGAGCCGCCAACTGAACCAGATAGCTGTGGCAGGCGAAATGGAACTCGTAGCCCGGATTGGTATTGCGGTAGACGACCCCTTGGTCGACGAGACGGATGCGTGCCATGGAATTTCTCCTTCGTTCTCAAGCCTGACGGCCCGGTTTCCACCCACTGCGCCGCTGGAACGGCCCCCGGGAGCGCGGGCGTCCCGCCCGCATGCGGCCCTTTTAGCCGCCGCTGAGTTTCCTACGATGCTGCGGGCTGCCACCCTATAGGCGGACGAAATTGAGGGACATTATTGAATAATATATCAACAACGTCGCCTTATTTTATCCTGGCCAAAATCGGTTTGGGTCACGGCGTGAGGATCTTGTAAAGCAAGCCGAACATGGGAATGAACAGCAGACTGACGAGCGTCCAGATGATCTTGGTGAGGTTATTCATCTCCGCTCGGAGAGCGGTGAATTGAGCCTGCAGCCCGTTGATCTGAGTCTGCATGTCGGACCGAAGTTCAGTGATCTGAGCTCCGATGGCAGTGATGACGTTCTGGCCGCTCAAATGGCGTATCTCCTCGATGGCGGGATGAATCAGCTTGGGGTCCGCGCCGCTGTCGATCAAGACCCGATGGATTGCGCTGGTTTCAGGTTTGGACGAGGTCGGCATCAATTTTCTCCCTTTCCGGATGGGGTGATTCCACTGACCCAACCCATGGAAACGATTCAATCCAAAGAGGGAGAAAAGTACGGCCACGCCAGGGACGGCCAGGACCGATCAGCGCCGGCGCAACAATACTTCCAAAAGTATACCCCGACAGGCTCGCTCTTGGCGCCATGAATCCTTGCCCTGATCCCCTGCCTCCGTCTCCCGTCCGCCGCGAACAACCGGGCAACCACAAGGGTTGTTCCTACGTTTGGGGGACAGCGCGAGGTGGCCCGGGAAAACCGGGGACGTTGTGGTCCTTAGGCGGCGCTGTGTTGCCCCCCACCGGTTCGACTGCGGGCGGGGCCCTTGTCTCACCGACTCCTCCAGGGGGGAGTGATACTCGGCTTGCATGAGGCGCATGAGTACCACCCATCCCAACGAGCACCCATCCGGTCCCTTCTATCCAGCTTCAGGTATACTGGATGCCATTCACCCATCGGAACGGACTCATCAAGGAGACACCATGCTCTCGCGTATTCACATCCTGGTGGCGTTTGCAGTCCTTTCACTCGGCCTGGGCTGTCAATCCCCGACGACGGTGCAGTCGGGCGCCGTCGACATGCTCGACGACTTTGAGAAGGACTTTTTCGTGGCTTTTGGAGATCCGGCTTCCTGGAAAGCCGAGGACGGCGTATTCAAGTGCACCGGCACCCCCAACGGATACCTCTGCAGCCGGAAATCCTACTCCAACTATGTTCTGACGCTGGAGTTCCGCTTCCCCGAGCAGGCCGGCAACAGCGGCGTATTCAACTACATCTCCGGAGAGCACAAGGTCTGGCCGGCCTGCGTGGAGGTCCAAGGCCTCTACCAGCGGCTGGCTCAGATCTTTCCCCTCGGGGGCGCCGAGGGTCCCAGGAGCGACGGCGACGAGGAAGCGCGAACCCGGGCCCGCAAGCCCCACACCGAATGGAACCAGCTCGAGATTACCTCGCGGGACGGCGTGATCGGCGCCAAGCTCAACGGCGTGTTCATCGGCGAGAGTGGCCCCTATCCCGTCCGCCAGGGACCGATCGCCCTTCAGTCGGAAGGGGCGCCGGTGCACTTCCGCAATATCGAGATTCGGGAGTTGTGAGGAAAGGTTATCAGGCCAGTAGTGCTTTCACCACGTGAGCGGGCTCGACGCCGGTGAGTTTGGCGTCCAGGCCCTGGTGGCGGTAGGTGAAGCGCTCGTGGTCGATGCCGAACAGGTGCAGGATGGTGGCCTGGTAGTCCCGGATGTGGACCGGGTCCTTGACGATGTTGTAGGAGAAGTCGTCGGTCTCCCCGTGGACCACGCCGCCCTTGATGCCGGCCCCGGCCATCCACAAGCTGTAGCAGCGGGGATGGTGGTCGCGTCCGTAGTTGGTGGGCGTCAACTCACCCTGGGAGTAGATGGTGCGGCCGAATTCCCCGCCCCAGATCACCAGCGTGTCTTCGAACATGCCCCGCTCCTTGAGGTCCTGAATCAGCGCCCAGGAAGCCTTGTCGACGTCCCGGGCCTGCGCCGGAAGCACTTCGGGCGCGGACGAGTGCACGTCCCAGCCGCGGTGGTAGATCTGCACGAAGCGTACGCCCCGCTCCACCAGCCGGCGGGCCATCAGGGCGGCGTTCTGGAACTTGCCGGGCTGCCTGGCTTCCTCCCCCCAGCGCTTGAAGGTGCTTTCCGGCTCACTGGAAAGGTCGCTCATCTCGGGCACCGAGGTCTGCATGCGGAAGGCCATCTCGTACTGCTCGATGCGGGCCAGGGTTTCCGGGTTCCCCACCTCCTGGTGCCGCATCCGATTGAGCTCGCCGAGGCCGTCCAGCATCTTGCGCCGCACCTGGCGGGACACGCCGCCGGGGTCCTTCAGATAGAGCACCGGATCGTCTCCTCCGCGCAGCCCCACGCCGGCGTACTTCGGGGACAGGAATCCTGAGCTCCAAAGCTTGGCCGAGATGGCTTGAACCCCTGCCTTGGGGTGGCTCTTCTCGGCATTCATCACCACGAAGGTGGGGAGGTCCCGGTTCATGCTTCCCAGGCCGTAGGAGATCCAGGAGCCAATGCAGGGCCGTCCGGGAATCTGCCGGCCGGTCTGGATGAAGGTGATGGCCGGCTCGTGGTTGATGGCCTCGGTGTGCATGGAGCGAACGATGGCGATGTCGTCCACCATGCTGGCCGTGTGGGGCAGCAGCTCCGAGATCCAGGCGCCGCTGCCGCCGTGCTGCTTGAAATCAAAGACGGAGGGGGCAATGGGAAAGCGCGCCTGACCCGAAGTCATGGTGGTCAAGCGCTGCCCCCGGCGCACCGATTCCGGCAGGTCCTTGTCGTACCACTCCCTCATTTTGGGCTTGTAGTCCAGCAGGTCCATCTGAGGCGGCGCCCCCATCATGTGCAGGTAGATGCAGCGCTTGGCCTTGGGGGCGAAGTGGGGCAGATGGGCCAACCCGCCGACCCCATCGGCCCCACCGCCGGTGGCCAGGAGATCTTCGGCCAGGAGGCTGCCGAGGGCGATTCCGGCGATCCCCTTGGCTCCCCGAAGGAAAAAATGGCGCCTGGTTTCCGTCAGGATGGCTTCCTGGTGTGGATGCATCTCGAATCCCTCCCATTGAAGACGGGGGCCGGAGACCGGGTGGCTCCCCGGGGTTCCGGTCACCGTCGGGGCCTTTCGGGGCCCGGCCGGTCCTTACTTGTTCAGGGCCTCGTCCAGGTTCATCAACTGGCTGGACAGCATGGTCCAGGCGGCCGACTCGGCCGACGGCAGCGCCTCGTCGGGCGCCGACTCGCCTGTGGCCAGCAGCTTACCGGCCTCGCGGGAATTCGAACCGTAGTGCTCGACAAACTGCCGGTAGGTCCGGCGGGCCACGACCCGCTCTGCCGCCTTCATCTCGCGGGCCAGCAACCGGGTGGTGATGAAGTCCAGACGCTGGTCAAAGTCGGCGCCGGCTTCCCGCATGGCTCGCTGAGCCAGGTAGCGGGCCGCCTCCACGAACTGGGTGTCGTTCATGGTGACCAGCGCCTGCAGCGGCGTATTGGTCCGCTCCCGGCGCACGGTGGCGTGCTCGCGTGTGGGAGCGTTGAAGATTTCCATGGAGGCCGGCGGCGCCGAGCGTTTCCAGAAGGTGTAAAGGCTGCGGCGGTAGAGCCTGGAGCCGCTGTCCGGTTGGTAGGTCCGGGTATTGCTGGTGGGCATGGCCACCCGCTCCCAGACTCCTTCCGGCTGGTAGGGCTTGACGCTGGCCCCCCCGATCTTGCGAACCAGCAGGCCGCTGGCCGCCAGGGCGTAGTCCCGGATCATCTCCCCATCCATGCGGAAGCTCGGCCCACGAGACAACAGCAGATTGCGGGGATCTTTCTCGAGCTTCTCGGGGGTGAGCGCCGCCGCCTGGCGATAGGTGGCCGAAGTCACCAGGGTGTTAAAGAAGCGCTTGATGTCCCAACCCGACTGGCGAAATTCCACCGCCAGCCAGTCCAGCAGCTCCGGATGGGAGGGCCGCCTCCCCTGGGAGCCGAAGTCGTCGCTGGTTTCCACCAGCCCCGTCCCGAACACTTCCTGCCAGTAGCGGTTCACCACCACCCGGGCCGTCAGAGGGTTGGAGTCGTCCACCAGCCAGCGGGCCAGCCCCAGCCGGTTGCGGGGCCAGGAAGCCGACATGGGGTGGAGAGCCGAGGGCGTCCGGGCCTTCACCAGCTCGCGCGGCTGATCGTAGAGGCCGCGATAGAGGACATGGGCCTCGGGTTGGCTATCGGCTTTCTCCTGCATGACGTGGGTGATCCCGCCTCGTCGCCGCACCTCCCGCCACTCCTTCTCGATCTCCAGGGCGCCAGCCATCAGACGGCGATATTGCTCATCCTCAACGGCCAGGTAGTAGAGGCGCAAGGCCGACCGCTCCTCGGGGGTCAGAGCCTGGGCTTTCTTGTTGCGGGCGCCCTCCAGGCTGGGCCAGAGCGAAACCAGCCTGGCCTCCGGGGCCGAGAGCGCGCGATTGAAGATTCTGAGATCGGCGATGCCGCCCCCTGAAAAGCTGCTCACCTCGGGAACGGCGAGGTCCCCCACCTTGGTCAGACCCCGACCCAGATAGAGCGGCTGGTCGTTCCGGATACTGCCCTCGACCCGGGTGAAATACTCGCTGCCCTGGGACTCGATGGTCTCGCCGTTCCAGTAGAGCGCCAGACCGGCCCGCTCTCCGGAGCCGTCATAGGTCAAGACAATGTGAGTCCACTCTCCCGGAGGCAGCCGCCGGGTGTTGATGGGACGAATCTGCACCGAGCTGGCCGGTTTATCGGGGGCCGGCTTTTCTCCCGTCAGGGTGAGGACGAGCTGCCGCGAGCGGCTGATCAGGGACCAGCCGCGGGAATGGTCGTCAGGGTCGGACTGGCCCATCACGGAAAAGGTCCCCACCACCTTGGGCTGGTAGTACCACAAGGCGATGGAAAAGGGCGTGTCGGTGTCGAGCTCCAGGCTGGGCAGCGCCGCCCAGGACTCCTCGCCGAACCGCAGCGAGCGCTGGTTCCTTGCGGGCCCCTCGCGCACCCTTGCTCCCTGGCGCAGGACGACCTTCTTTCGTTTCCCCTCGATCTCCGCGGAGGCCTTGCGGCCCAGCCGGAGCCGCAACAGCTCCGCCGAGCCTTCCAGCGGCGTTTGCAGAGAGCGGTGGCGGTCTTCTACCAGCCAGTCGGAGAAGGCTCCTTCTACGGAGGCGGTACGGCTCTCGATCCCTACCTCCACTTCAGCGGCTTCCCGGCGAAGCCGGTGCCAGCGTTCCAGGTCCTGAGCCTCCGGCACCACCAGCACCGGCGGAGGATCGGAGATGTTGCCGTCCATCACGTACTGGGTGGTGTTCCTGAAGAAGGCCGTCAGGGCGTAGAAATCCCGCTGGGTGATGGGATCGAACTTGTGGTCGTGACAGGTGGCGCACCCCACGGTGAGGCCGAGAAAGACCAGGCCGGTGGTATCGGCCCTGTCCTTGGCATAGATGGCCTCGTACTCTTCGGGGATGACGCCGCCCTCGTTGGTGGTGATGTTGCAGCGATGAAAGCCGGTGGCCACCAGCCGTTCCAGGCCGGCCTCGGGCAGCAGATCGCCCGCGATCTGTTCGACCGTGAACTCGTCGAAGGGCTTGTTCCGGTTGAAGGCCCGGATCACCCAGTCGCGGTAGGGCCACATCTCCCGAAAGTTGTCGATGTGGATCCCGTGAGTGTCCCCGTAGCGGGCCGCATCCAGCCAGTAGCGGGCCCGGTGCTCGCCCCAGTGCCTCGACTCCATGAGGCGGTCGACCAGGGTCTCATAGGCGTTGTCGGAGTCGTCCGCCAGGAAGGCGGCCAGGGTTCCCGGATCGGGAGGCAGTCCCGTCAGATCCAGGGCCAGGCGGCGGGCCAGGGTATTCTTGTCGGCCTCGGGAGCGGGTTCCAGTCCCTCGGCCTCCAGCCGGGCCAGAATAAAGCGGTCCAGGGGGTTGCGCACCCAGGAGGGATCTTTCACCGGTGGCGGTTCAGGCCTGCCGATGGACTTGAAGGACCAGTGCTGGTCCCAGGCGGCTCCCTGCCGGATCCACTGCGTGAGGGTGTCGATCTGTTGGCTGTTCAGAGGCCTCTTGGAATGGGCCGGCGGCATCTGCAGGGCCGGCTCGGCATGGGAGATGCGCTGGTAGAGCAGGCTGGACTCGGGATCGCCCGGGACGATCAAGCTGCCGCCGGGCCGCTCGGAGAAGGCTCCCTCCCGGGTATCCAGCCGGAGATCCACCATGCGGGTGGCCGCATCCGGACCGTGGCACTCGAAGCAGTGGTTGGAGAGGATGGGACGAACGTCACGCTGGAAGTCGACGCTGGCTGCGCCCGACGCAGGTGGCTCGGCCGGAGAGCGGCCCACCCCCAGAAGCACCGCCGCCAGGACCACTACGGCACCAGTAACAACCCTCACCGTCTTGCCTCC from Acidobacteriota bacterium harbors:
- a CDS encoding sialidase family protein; amino-acid sequence: MARIRLVDQGVVYRNTNPGYEFHFACHSYLVQLAAQELLCTFQRGQALYSVDSVMVQARSSDGGRSWQTEGLIHDASGDDRAYSYHAPMGTCLPDGSLLMTAQRWDRSDPTHPLFNEQTGGIFPADTLFYRSRNKGGNWSGPEVLQVPEGMVITPSCSMVVLSNGDWFQAFDQWHAYHDPGPYEPRTVGLFSSDEGRSWGDPVIFGVGSGTGKGHWHGRVIRQRDDSLFALFWTADLESGEHLTLHASTGTPDGREWSEPVPTNIPGQTNWAVDLGEGRMAVVYTVRETDPPGFFAACSRDGGLTWDLDNQIQVWDATGRDKIGTDAPESYPRSHDSIAFGAPMATVLDDGDILATFWCTEVSVTQIRFVCLRVE
- a CDS encoding phytanoyl-CoA dioxygenase family protein, whose product is MNPYSQYHKEFSRNGFVRLKGYLAPAEVQNLEKNLQRYIGEIAPGLPPTDVFYEIQGRAETLKQMQQMETHDPFFQSITVLPKFARLAEALLGTPVVLRGVELFNKPAGIGKPTPPHQDGYYFCLLPSHAVTLWFPLDPVSEENGCIRYVRGSHRKGIRPHNVSNILGFSQGLSDWGPEDEAAEVKALASPGDLLAHHCDMIHRADANPSRISRRALAIVYDAASSTINEAARARYKESSTAQRVELQSR
- a CDS encoding DUF1501 domain-containing protein; the protein is MHPHQEAILTETRRHFFLRGAKGIAGIALGSLLAEDLLATGGGADGVGGLAHLPHFAPKAKRCIYLHMMGAPPQMDLLDYKPKMREWYDKDLPESVRRGQRLTTMTSGQARFPIAPSVFDFKQHGGSGAWISELLPHTASMVDDIAIVRSMHTEAINHEPAITFIQTGRQIPGRPCIGSWISYGLGSMNRDLPTFVVMNAEKSHPKAGVQAISAKLWSSGFLSPKYAGVGLRGGDDPVLYLKDPGGVSRQVRRKMLDGLGELNRMRHQEVGNPETLARIEQYEMAFRMQTSVPEMSDLSSEPESTFKRWGEEARQPGKFQNAALMARRLVERGVRFVQIYHRGWDVHSSAPEVLPAQARDVDKASWALIQDLKERGMFEDTLVIWGGEFGRTIYSQGELTPTNYGRDHHPRCYSLWMAGAGIKGGVVHGETDDFSYNIVKDPVHIRDYQATILHLFGIDHERFTYRHQGLDAKLTGVEPAHVVKALLA
- a CDS encoding DUF1553 domain-containing protein is translated as MRVVTGAVVVLAAVLLGVGRSPAEPPASGAASVDFQRDVRPILSNHCFECHGPDAATRMVDLRLDTREGAFSERPGGSLIVPGDPESSLLYQRISHAEPALQMPPAHSKRPLNSQQIDTLTQWIRQGAAWDQHWSFKSIGRPEPPPVKDPSWVRNPLDRFILARLEAEGLEPAPEADKNTLARRLALDLTGLPPDPGTLAAFLADDSDNAYETLVDRLMESRHWGEHRARYWLDAARYGDTHGIHIDNFREMWPYRDWVIRAFNRNKPFDEFTVEQIAGDLLPEAGLERLVATGFHRCNITTNEGGVIPEEYEAIYAKDRADTTGLVFLGLTVGCATCHDHKFDPITQRDFYALTAFFRNTTQYVMDGNISDPPPVLVVPEAQDLERWHRLRREAAEVEVGIESRTASVEGAFSDWLVEDRHRSLQTPLEGSAELLRLRLGRKASAEIEGKRKKVVLRQGARVREGPARNQRSLRFGEESWAALPSLELDTDTPFSIALWYYQPKVVGTFSVMGQSDPDDHSRGWSLISRSRQLVLTLTGEKPAPDKPASSVQIRPINTRRLPPGEWTHIVLTYDGSGERAGLALYWNGETIESQGSEYFTRVEGSIRNDQPLYLGRGLTKVGDLAVPEVSSFSGGGIADLRIFNRALSAPEARLVSLWPSLEGARNKKAQALTPEERSALRLYYLAVEDEQYRRLMAGALEIEKEWREVRRRGGITHVMQEKADSQPEAHVLYRGLYDQPRELVKARTPSALHPMSASWPRNRLGLARWLVDDSNPLTARVVVNRYWQEVFGTGLVETSDDFGSQGRRPSHPELLDWLAVEFRQSGWDIKRFFNTLVTSATYRQAAALTPEKLEKDPRNLLLSRGPSFRMDGEMIRDYALAASGLLVRKIGGASVKPYQPEGVWERVAMPTSNTRTYQPDSGSRLYRRSLYTFWKRSAPPASMEIFNAPTREHATVRRERTNTPLQALVTMNDTQFVEAARYLAQRAMREAGADFDQRLDFITTRLLAREMKAAERVVARRTYRQFVEHYGSNSREAGKLLATGESAPDEALPSAESAAWTMLSSQLMNLDEALNK
- a CDS encoding DUF1080 domain-containing protein; protein product: MLSRIHILVAFAVLSLGLGCQSPTTVQSGAVDMLDDFEKDFFVAFGDPASWKAEDGVFKCTGTPNGYLCSRKSYSNYVLTLEFRFPEQAGNSGVFNYISGEHKVWPACVEVQGLYQRLAQIFPLGGAEGPRSDGDEEARTRARKPHTEWNQLEITSRDGVIGAKLNGVFIGESGPYPVRQGPIALQSEGAPVHFRNIEIREL
- a CDS encoding sialidase family protein, translating into MIEVIEDITIYDNPRPQVHSRHGIFPGLVELASGELLNLFVLGEAFESPNSTTHVSRSRDGGRSWTLQGPLYDKSVDPVVTSDCLKATRLRDGRLIAVGYCFYRHDLEQGISVEETGGILPGDDIVSFSQDDGRTWTVPRVIPRSHPELLEISGPCIQTADGDLLAVAGIFKMPDGSNPSGQYGVLFRSSDGGETWDDKGRFFDLPGREVTAWESRICEMQPGRVVAITWAYDFPASKHLPNYVAISRDNGHTWLDPINTGHQAQASNLMWLGDDLLLTIHCHREGDLGVCVRIVDLAGDRWKTLEEKFIWNAGQSLATDSGQVIHDMFQSLRFGQASLLPLQDGTILAAYWTIEDGQGRVKAHRLKVSA